GAGTATTGCAAGGCCaggtgtgggtgtggtgtgtgaggAGGCTTCTCCCTGGGGGACAGGGAAGAGGTGATTGAGCCCCAGCTCAAAGAGACAGAACAGGTTGAAGGCAGCCATCGCCAAGAGGGGGAAGAAGGTGAGTCCTGAGCTGAAGCCCCGCATGGAGCtgcagagctggagagagagcCAGTACAGCAGCCTggggagagagcagagacacagCTGCTTTACACACTGCTTTACAATACAAAGGCTTCTCACACATCTGCTGTCAGTTCAGTGATGTCACACACCACCTTAACATCTGGCTGGGCATGCTTTTATCAATTTACACGTGGATCTAGCTGTGTAGTTTAatttgtgtgacctttcaacacTGCTGGTGTACAGTAACAATGTGGAGCCTTTGAAATCAGGAAGTATTGAAAAGGAGCTGGCAATTAGGAttctaataaatacaaatgatttgAATTCAGTGCTGGTGCAGCAGCGCTCAGCATCCTTCGGGATGATTGTAACCATCATGAAAAGGAAAAGGGGTAATGAAAGAAAAAGACTTCTGAAACTCTTCACCCTTCGCAGAACTCACCTCCCAACTCCGAACACGCCTGCCAGGGTGGGCACGGCCCTCAGCTGCTCCTGCTCCAGGAAAGTCGCCATAACGACCAGGTTGAGGGCGTAGAGGAGGAGCTGCTCAATGGAGGCAGAGACAAATCGCTGCTGGAGGGCGGGGCCTCGTGGACACGCCTCCAGGGGGTGGAGAGCAGGGGAGCAGAGTCTGGACACAGCGGCTGTCAGCACACCTGTCAGGGGAGCAGACAGACTGGGAGTGGGTGTATCCTACAATAAACCTGCCAATCACAGCCCAGCTGCAGGAGGGATGAACCAACCATCATCTTGAAGCGGGCACCAGCCAAACTTGACTTCTTACATGCACAAAAAAGTCTGTGAAAAACACAGGTCATGCTCATCATGTGGACACAGCATTGTAGAATGAGCCCtgacaaattcaatgacaaaaagacttctagtcaaaacgttaGTTATGGACTCTacgtttcttttattatttctaaattcagtacTACTGCGTGTGtaatagttagggttaggggaccCTAAGAATGAATGTGAGAATGTACCAGGGAAAAAGGATTTTCAAGGGATCTTCTGGAAACACAAGCCTTTCCACGCCCTCTAACAATGGCTCCGATCTGCAGTTCAAGGCAGTTCTTCAGTTAGCCTGCTAGTAAAATGTATAAGCTGCCTCTGGGGGCTCAAACTTTTCTTGTGCTCTTTTGTCTGGTGAGGAAGTAACTAATTGCTTTGAACCTGGTTGCTAAGCGACAAGGGTCACTTCTTTGGCCTTGCCTCTTTGATTCCATCACCCCAGCCTTGACTTAGAACACAGGAGGCAGGAAACGAGCTTCTTTTGAAAGTCCAGATAAAACCTTGGGCCGTGTGCCGGAAGGGAGCAATTTAATGAGAGGAAACACCAGATCAAGACAGCGGCGAATCAATAGACAACAGGGCTCTCAATACAAACAACGACTTATCTCACTTCCATCTGTGTTTTAACACTGGATTTCAAGTGAAAATATTGCCTGGGCAGAAAAAGcaattatgtatatgtatatgaacCTGGGAGACAATGCATCCTTTTAGGATTGGAAGTCCACCGCAgaactgtctgtgtctcagtgttcttAGAACATTCTTCTGTAAATCACTGTGCGACTTTCAAGCTTAAATAACATCAGTCTACCTGACTATTGCAGCGTGCTTCCTGAAGAAGGCAGAAGCCAAAAAGTTGTAGcgaattattatattttatcagtcaaaagtaaatattttatcaattacttttaatgatatatatatatatatatatatatatatatatatatatatatatatatatatatatatacacacacacacattaattatACCCCACATAACAATGCTTTACACTACTCTGCTTTCCCATGTCTCTCAGCCACGCTGCTGTAGATTACAGTGAAGTAATGTGTTAGCAGGGCCCCAGGCCAGTCCCCTGGGTACAGCCCCCCTCTCTGACAGTCGGGGAGATGTTGAATTCCAGCTGTCGAGCGACGACTCCTCTGTGCACGCTCTGCACCCCGCGTTAATTAACCAGGCTCCACTCGGGAGGGTTCCTCAATGCCCCAAAACAGACCCTTCCCCCAcctctgttttaaattaaaagagtAGGGGAGAGCTTTTCTTATTGCAAAGAGCTCCAATTGTTTTTGTTGGTCAAGACAGTTTTCAAAGGTTACTGGCCTCAATTACATTTGACTCTAAAAGCATTCCTGGttacattagtattattattattattattattattattattattatattatttgaaaatactgttaCAAATAACACTTGCCATCTGCACCTTGAAAcgagtctgtaaaactcaatctcatctcgtTCCCAGCATCAAACTGGGGCAGCAGCCGTTTCCATTTAAAATCTACAATCCAATCTAACAGCATATCCCACAAAAGTCTAAGATCACCTATCTGAATTTTATGattgctatttataaattaattaaccGACTTCCAACATTTCCCTGACAGTCTAATATATCCACAGCCATCGTGTTCTGCCTATTTGTTTTCTGCACTCTGAGATTTAAAACCTGCTCCCCTAATTCAGTAACTTCTCAATTGAAGTGGATTTGATCTccatctgctgctgatggaaatgaacgagTCTGATTTCAATACTTACCCAGGATGATGGGGGTCGCTGAAGCCACGCAGCAGCGAATGGTAAACGTGATTCGGCTGGTCAGGTCTGGGCAGAGCGGGGGGTCAAAGGGCAGGTAGAAGTACAGTCCGTAGAGCACAGCGGGGAGGAGCAGCAGCGAAGCAAAGACTGAGGAGACCGCTCTGAGCCGGGCACTtcgacaacacccacagcacCCACAGCGCCCCCTGTCTGAGGCCTCTGGAGTGACGAGGGAGGGACGATCTTCAGGCTGCCCCTGGGAACCATGGGAAACAAGCTCTATGGTCTCGGCGTGAGGGGGCGGGCCCAGGAATGGCTGTTCCTCGTCCCTCGTAGCTTCCTGATTGGCCAGTTCAAACCGATTCAGCGTCTGTGGGTGATTTTCTTCTGTCCCATTTGGAATCCCCCCCTGGGACTGAGGGACAATTCTGTCTCTGTGGCCATCTGTCTTGACGGTATCCAGGAAGGATGTTTCGCTTGTTACTGTGACAACCACACGCCCCTCCTCTTCCACCACAGATGATTCTGAGCACTCATTTTGATTTGATATTGAATGTCTCCCTTGGTacaaggcaaataaaaaaaataaaaatgtttttactgtgttGAAAGGGGGACAGGTtactggttacactctggtgtaccagctacTGAAAAATGATCTACAAACCGATTCTAAATAAGGAGAAGAATACATGAGAACTGGGATATTTCAGACAATTACCAGGGTGCTCTTTAAGGTGATGCTTAATAGTTTAAGAATTTTAATTGGTCTTAAAgtgcttttaatgtttttgagAAGAATAAGAGCACTCACTTCCCAGCGTGCACTCTGTTCCgggcccctcctctctctctccccctggtggtggcTCCAGGGAGGTGCGGGACACCAGTGAGGAGCGGGACGCCAGTGAGGAGCGGGACAGGGAGTTGAGCTCCTCCACGGAGGACTCGGGGCTGTCAGAGATGGGCGCCAGTGAGATCTGGGTGTCCAGGTCCAGAAAGGGCGAGAAGGACAGGCGGGCGGGGTCGATGTCCTGCAGTTGGTTGATGATGTCACTGATGGACTCCTTGACGCTGTCAAACTCCTTCAGCTCCTGACGGCTGGCGGGCAAGTGGGCTGCTGATGTCATGGTTTCGGGTGTAGCCGGGCTGGAGGGAACAAACAAGAAGCATTCGAAAAGTACACACTGCTCAGAGGCTACAAGACCAGGTCTTTATTCATACAACAGATTGTATTAATGGCTGTATGAAAACCAAGGAAAGGAAATGCAATACTGATGTCTGAACTACAGaacacacattctactgtacagaagaggGGTTAGCTGCCTTTCTTTAATAGGGGATTCTATGGGGTACCACTGGATTTGTTGTAATCctgagagtttttttttgttttttcttttttttactgttatatgGTACGAATAACCCTCTTATTTTCCAACTAATTCTATATAATATTGGAATGTATGTTTAAATTCTGAATAAATCTTCCAACATAGGGTATGACCATTATACCCTAATGGGTaaaacccacgcgaacacagggggaacatgcaaactccacacagacaaacccctaggctggaattgaacccaggtgctgtgaggcagcagcgctaagcACCATGCCACCCACAAATGAACcaaatgtgttaattattaaattgtgaaatatACATGGTGCACTGTACTTTATACTTTCTAGTTAATAATTATAAACCAGGAACAAAATTATCCTCGTGGTCCAAACCGTTGATAatgaagcacctgccaactgagcacctACAGTACACTCACACTCTATCAGAATGCAACTACTGCTGTCCTGCCAATCAGGACTGAAACTGCCTTGCAactgggagatgcagcttttatacattcCACCCCACATGGGAGGGATGCCATTTGAATAACAAATTCATCTGGCATGAAGTTTAACACAAAAGTGTGTGTTACATATGGCAAGTGTGTTTCTTTTCAGCCCcttgtgtgtgtggaggagggCTCTCTCGCACATCTGGGAATTGAGTTTGGCTTCTGCCCCGTCTCGGCGTGACAGGATGTTATTATCTGAGCTGACTGCAAGAGGGCTAGGAGAAACCTGAGCCAGACGAGGTATCCAAGCGCGTCGGGAAAAACAAAAATTGGGGTGCAATTAAATGAACTCTGAGACTCTGTCCCTAAAAACAAATCGGTgtattttatagaaataaagcaCGGTGCTTTGCGTTAAACGTGTGTCCCAAGTAAAGCCCGAAGGGTAGATCACCCATATGGCTGTGATTTGCTCTAGACTCACATCGCACCCGGTGCATACACTTTCCTTTTAAATGCACCTTCTCTAAAACATGTGCAGTACTGCACTCCTAAACGTTTCAATGCGTAACTTTAGTTATACAACAGTACGCATGCTAAATACTATTTTGAGCTAAAAAGCGGAACAGTAAAAATGTAGTGCCGCACATGCGTTTGGCTATACTCGATACAGCGATTGTAGTAAGAAATGTTTAACTTTGGTAAGAAAAAACTGTTAAACTATCATTTTCACAAATTAAATATGATTCTAACGGTTTCTGTTGTCTAAGAATACTGCGATGTTACAGGCTTTATTTTAGTCCAGTTAGCTGAACACTGTTCTACTGATACAACACAGGCTGTAACAAGTTTCTTTATTATTGTTGCTTttctaataaacaaaaacatacttaaacaTGAGGCACTTAGAAATTGAATAACTATGCATTAGGctagcatttttatatacataatttaaatatatcaCTTACCTTGTTCGGCAATTCACAAAACATAGGTGTATCTCgcgatgttatatatatatatatatatatatatatatatatatatatatatatatatatatatatatatatatatatatttgttgtgtgATTTCAAACTGTTCTCCACGCCTTTGTCTATGAATGACTCCAAAAATTTGAGTCAAGTTTCATGTCATAAATACCACTCTATCGCcgcctacctttttttttttttgttttcaatgcgGTACACAAGCCATAGACCAATCAGCTCTCCGGCTCTTGAGAAAATACCACCGCGTTTGGACTGGCTGTTGCTTTCACTCCTTGTAGTTCAGCACAGCGTTCAGATTGCCCG
This Polyodon spathula isolate WHYD16114869_AA chromosome 27, ASM1765450v1, whole genome shotgun sequence DNA region includes the following protein-coding sequences:
- the LOC121301365 gene encoding uncharacterized protein LOC121301365, whose amino-acid sequence is MTSAAHLPASRQELKEFDSVKESISDIINQLQDIDPARLSFSPFLDLDTQISLAPISDSPESSVEELNSLSRSSLASRSSLVSRTSLEPPPGGEREEGPGTECTLGRRHSISNQNECSESSVVEEEGRVVVTVTSETSFLDTVKTDGHRDRIVPQSQGGIPNGTEENHPQTLNRFELANQEATRDEEQPFLGPPPHAETIELVSHGSQGQPEDRPSLVTPEASDRGRCGCCGCCRSARLRAVSSVFASLLLLPAVLYGLYFYLPFDPPLCPDLTSRITFTIRCCVASATPIILGVLTAAVSRLCSPALHPLEACPRGPALQQRFVSASIEQLLLYALNLVVMATFLEQEQLRAVPTLAGVFGVGRLLYWLSLQLCSSMRGFSSGLTFFPLLAMAAFNLFCLFELGLNHLFPVPQGEASSHTTPTPGLAILGG